The following coding sequences are from one Gossypium raimondii isolate GPD5lz chromosome 4, ASM2569854v1, whole genome shotgun sequence window:
- the LOC105778898 gene encoding mitochondrial import receptor subunit TOM6 homolog, giving the protein MFPGMFMRKPDKAAALKQLKVHVAMFGVWVAVVRVTPYILHYLSDEKEELKIEF; this is encoded by the coding sequence ATGTTCCCAGGCATGTTTATGCGCAAACCAGATAAGGCGGCGGCCTTGAAGCAGTTGAAGGTCCACGTAGCTATGTTTGGAGTGTGGGTAGCTGTGGTTCGTGTCACTCCTTACATTCTGCATTACCTCTCTGATGAAAAAGAAGAGCTCAAGATTGAGTTCTAG